A portion of the Myripristis murdjan chromosome 13, fMyrMur1.1, whole genome shotgun sequence genome contains these proteins:
- the LOC115369612 gene encoding cytochrome P450 2F3-like, which yields MELNSTLILAGLSLVLLWLFHITKKIKYRLPPGPTGLPLIGNLAQLDRRAPYKTLQKLSESYGPVLTVYLGPQRTVVLVGYDAIKEALVDQGDDFTGRGPFPFLVKVTRGYGKTRILHISNGERWRQLRRFTMTTLRDFGMGRKGMEEWIQGESRHLVGHMESTDATAFDPTFVLSCTVSNVICCLVFGQRFNYDDSNFLRLLKITAEAVRFGSSTWGQMYNVFPWVMDRLPGQHQAMFGKIDRIREFIMMKIQEHKETMDPSSPRDYIDCFLTRLNQEEDNLTTEFHYDNLVSTVLNLFLAGTETTSTTLRYALSVLIKYLNIQEKMQQEICTVIGKERCPSMEDRKSLPFTDAVIHEVQRFLDVVPFSFPHYALKDISFRGYTIPKDTIIIPLLHSLMREEKQWATPWSFNPQHFLDQNGNFKKNPAFFPFSAGKRSCAGESLARMELFLFLVSLLQRFTFSCPGGPDSVDLSPEHSGFANVPRTYKIIATPC from the exons ATGGAGCTCAACAGCACACTGATCTTGGCAGGCCTTTCCTTGGTTTTGTTGTGGCTGTTTCATATaactaaaaaaattaaatatcgtTTACCTCCAGGACCCACTGGTCTGCCTCTCATAGGAAACTTAGCACAGCTGGACAGAAGAGCTCcatacaaaacactgcaaaag CTCAGTGAAAGCTACGGCCCTGTGCTGACAGTGTACCTGGGCCCTCAGCGGACTGTGGTCCTGGTGGGGTATGACGCTATAAAGGAGGCCCTGGTGGACCAAGGAGATGACTTCACAGGCAGAGGACCTTTTCCTTTTCTGGTTAAAGTGACCAGGGGCTATGGTAAAACAAGAATATTACA CATCAGCAATGGAGAGCGTTGGCGCCAACTGCGACGTTTCACCATGACAACACTAAGAGACTTTGGAATGGGACGCAAGGGGATGGAGGAGTGGATCCAGGGGGAGAGCAGGCACCTAGTAGGCCACATGGAAAGCACTGATG CCACAGCTTTTGATCCCACCTTCGTCTTGAGCTGCACTGTGTCCAATGTGATCTGCTGTCTGGTATTTGGCCAACGCTTCAACTACGATGAcagtaacttcctccgtctttTGAAGATCACTGCTGAGGCCGTGAGGTTTGGTAGCAGTACCTGGGGTCAG ATGTACAACGTCTTTCCCTGGGTCATGGACCGCCTGCCAGGTCAACACCAGGCCATGTTTGGCAAGATTGATAGGATAAGAGAATTTATCATGATGAAGATCCAGGAGCACAAGGAGACGATGGACCCAAGTTCCCCAAGAGACTACATTGACTGTTTCCTCACCCGACTTAATCAG gaAGAGGACAATCTCACAACAGAGTTTCACTATGACAACTTGGTGTCTACAGTGTTGAATCTGTTCCTGGCAGGAACAGAAACCACCAGCACAACTCTCAGATATGCACTCAGCGTACTCATCAAATACCTCAACATACAGG AGAAAATGCAGCAGGAGATTTGCACGGTCATTGGAAAAGAGCGTTGCCCTAGTATGGAGGACAGGAAGTCGCTCCCCTTCACAGATGCCGTCATCCATGAGGTGCAGCGTTTCCTGGATGTTGTGCCCTTCAGCTTCCCTCACTATGCATTAAAAGACATTTCTTTTAGGGGCTATACAATTCCCAAG GACACAATAATCATTCCACTGCTGCATTCTCtgatgagagaggaaaagcagtGGGCAACTCCTTGGTCCTTCAATCCCCAGCACTTCCTTGATCAGAATGGCAACTTTAAGAAAAACCCTGCATTCTTCCCATTCTCTGCag GGAAGAGATCCTGTGCTGGAGAGTCTCTGGCTCGCATGGAATTATTCCTTTTCCTGGTGTCGCTGCTGCAGCGCTTCACCTTCTCCTGCCCTGGAGGCCCTGACAGTGTAGACCTCAGTCCTGAGCACAGCGGCTTCGCCAATGTTCCCCGCACATACAAGATAATCGCCACTCCCTGCTGA
- the LOC115369609 gene encoding cyclin-dependent kinase-like 1 — protein MEKYEKLAKIGEGSYGVVFKCRHRDTGQVVAIKKFVESEDDPVIKKIAQREIRMLKQLKHVNLVNLLEVFRRKRRLHLVFEFCEQTVLNELDKHPGGVPEGQLKSIVWQTLQAVNFCHKHNCIHRDVKPENILLTKSGVIKLCDFGFARILTGPGDDYTDYVATRWYRAPELLVGDTQYGPPVDVWALGCVFAELLHGNPLWPGRSDVDQLYLMRKTLGDLIPRHQQVFRSNVFFSGVNIPEPDTMEPLEKRFHGVSSHALQVMKSCLVMDPSLRLSCEELLELPYFQEDGGASWGREGERPGRRHERGSRRRQTGPQYLPQLPSSNISPAPDIKKQVKHKYDHHLPNI, from the exons ATGGAGAAATATGAAAAGCTGGCTAAGATAGGAGAGGGTTCCTACGGCGTCGTGTTCAAATGCAGGCACAGAGACACCGGCCAGGTCGTCGCCATCAAGAAGTTTGTGGAGTCTGAAGATGATCCAGTCATTAAGAAGATAGCCCAGAGAGAAATACGGATGCTGAAG CAGCTGAAACATGTCAACCTGGTCAACCTGCTGGAGGTCTTCAGGAGGAAAAGACGGCTCCACTTGGTGTTTGAGTTCTGTGAACAGACGGTCCTCAACGAGCTGGACAAACACCCTGGAGG GGTCCCCGAGGGTCAGCTGAAGAGTATAGTGTGGCAAACCCTCCAGGCCGTCAACTTCTGTCACAAGCACAAT TGCATCCACCGTGACGTGAAGCCGGAGAACATCCTCCTCACTAAGTCCGGAGTCATCAAGCTGTGCGACTTTGGGTTTGCCCGTATTTTGA CCGGTCCAGGGGATGACTACACAGACTATGTGGCAACCCGCTGGTATCGCGCCCCTGAGCTGCTCGTGGGGGATACTCAGTACGGCCCCCCTGTGGACGTGTGGGCGCTGGGCTGCGTGTTTGCCGAGCTGCTCCATGGGAATCCCCTCTGGCCTGGGAGGTCTGATGTGGACCAGCTTTACCTAATGCGGAAAACTCTAG gcgACCTCATCCCTCGTCACCAGCAGGTCTTCCGCTCCAATGTCTTCTTCAGTGGAGTCAACATCCCTGAACCCGACACGATG GAGCCCCTGGAGAAGCGCTTCCATGGAGTGTCATCACATGCTCTTCAGGTTATGAAG tcaTGCCTGGTGATGGACCCGTCACTCAGGCTGTCCTGTGAGGAGCTCCTGGAGCTGCCTTACTTccaggaggatggaggagccAGCTGGGGCCGTGAGGGAGAGCGACCCGGGAGGCGACATGAAAGAGGATCTAGACGCCGTCAGACGGGG CCTCAGTACCTGCCTCAGCTACCAAGCAGCAACATCTCACCTGCACCAGATATCAAGAAACAGGTGAAGCATAAATATGACCATCACCTGCCCAATATCTAA